Proteins co-encoded in one Brassica rapa cultivar Chiifu-401-42 chromosome A02, CAAS_Brap_v3.01, whole genome shotgun sequence genomic window:
- the LOC103852766 gene encoding ADP-ribosylation factor-like protein 6-interacting protein 4 produces the protein MANIFLIASGSRRTRRAMKSKNPQEKRSNSISDNNFSCKKHTKHRQSPGICSLCLTERLSKISLEYYGYTKNVAKKEASCCSSSSSSSTSVSSCYSSSSVSSCSSPLQYRYREKKKDGKKHSFVFRLLLGSIVD, from the coding sequence ATGGCAAACATCTTCCTCATCGCTAGTGGAtcgagaagaacaagaagagcaATGAAATCAAAGAACCCTCAAGAAAAGAGATCAAATTCCATTTCAGACAATAACTTCTCATGCAAGAAGCACACGAAACATAGACAGTCTCCTGGAATCTGTTCCTTATGTCTAACTGAAAGGCTCTCTAAGATATCTCTAGAGTACTACGGGTACACTAAAAACGTAGCTAAGAAGGAAGCATCTTGCtgctcatcatcttcttcttcttccacgtCGGTGTCATCTTGTTACTCATCTTCTTCAGTCTCTTCTTGTTCCTCTCCATTGCAATATCGGtacagagagaagaagaaggatgggAAGAAACATAGCTTTGTCTTCAGATTATTGCTCGGATCTATCGTAGATTAG